The stretch of DNA GCCAGCAAGCTGAAGACCGAGGCGGAGAAGGAGGCCACCACCAGGCCCACAGTGAGCAACTGGGCAGAGTCTGACCGGAGCAGGTAGGCAAAGGTAAAGTGCAGAACCAGGCCCAGTCCGGCCAGCAGGTCCGCCAGAGCCAGGCTACCGATGAGCAGGAACATGGGGGCACGGAGCGCCGGGTTCTGCCAGATCACCAGAACAACGAGGGCGTTCTCACAGGCGATTAGCGTTCCTGAGGAACACAGCACGATGTCCCATGGGTTCACGAGCAGCTCCGACGATGGCACCCCGGGCGGGTACCCAGGTGGGAGCACGGGCGCCGAAGGAAACGCCACCATGGTGACGTTCTCCATGCCACCCCCTCCGCTGGCCCAGGTGGAGTCTGGGCCAAACCAGCTGGGGGTGACCGGCGCCTGCTCACTCATTGTGCCTCCCGTCTGAAACAGCAGACAACACAACAGTTATATACAATTACAAACACTTACTCATAGAGACTACTATAACAACCTAATGGGAAACTAGCCAGACATCTCTTTATTGCGATGCATTTTCACAAACACTACTTTCACAGTGGCCTAGTAGGTTCCATTTTTAATATGTGTTTGGCCTATCTGGTCCAGCAGTTATTGTTGACAGGCCTTAGCCATATTAGAGTAAATGTTGCCAGTGTAATATCTGCACCAAAATAAGCCTAGTCTATTTCTGCGTCGAAAGAATAAAGCGCTCTTATCTccatacatttcttttttactctaGGGTGGTATCATTTCGCGTATCAGTAATATCTCGTATCACCATGAGAGGCGGTGCATGCCGCCTTCCCGCGAACCGCTCTGCAGCCCGCGGATGCTCGAAATAACGCAACAAACCTACACTTTCTGCACCATAGCGTCCATTGCAGCCCGTTCATATTCACTTTTTGTGCTTACAACGACAACATGTGTGCACAAAACAATGGCTGTCACAAAACATTACTTCTGTTCCTAGCATAGCACTTGTTCTCTAAAATAGGCGACTTCATTCATTCAGGGGTTATTATTCATCACCATCCGTAGCCATACCCTACCTTGATTCTTGGAGTAGAGGTGTCTGTTTAGATGTGCTGCCGACCTTGATGTATTTCCATGTTATGGAAAAAGACGGTGGCAGGTGCAGCACTGACAGAAAGCCGCACGGGAAATTCGAGGCCGGTGACCGTTTCTTTGTGAGGGACTCAAGAGCAACAGCGGCGCTGTACTCTCTTCACGAACATAACTACCGACTGCGGCTGTGCAAAAGGCTGATCATGGGAGGGGTAGCAGCGGATTCCGAAACCGGGCAGATACGGGAACGGGTCCTGTTCCACCGATGGTagaggagggagaaacagcTCGATACACATCCGTCGCCGAGACTGCTCAAGGGCGCATTCTAGAACACTGACGCGCATCCCTCACATGTTCCTATggttgtgtggctgtgtgcaagagagagaaggtgggggcTGGCACAGGCTGTATAACCTGGAGGATGGTCCGGCCGACCGGCCGTCCTGGTCCATTCATTTCGGCAACCATTCAAATCACTGATAATGAAAGTTTATTTTTGTCCTTAACAGCATAAACATGAAGTTGTCTGTGGTTTCAGGATGTAGTCTTGAACTATCACCAGTTACCCATGAGGAAActggacagaaagacagacctACCTGATTTCCAGACTACTTCCTAATGTTACCAGCAGGTCTGCCTGCATCACCTTTAGTCTAAAATATGAAAAACAGGCTATACGCTGTGTTCATGGAATTCTGAATATATTCGACCAATTTATAACCGCCTTCGATAGTTGTGCTGATAGTTATGGTATAGTTAAAgtatttggcagacactttcatccaaggcgacttacaaaacatcaGATAAAAAAGGGCAAGTATGTCATGATGCTGAGCTTATCTAGTATCTATTGCACCTCCATCCCCCTCCTTCCCACACACCGCCACCACCAGCCAGACTGCTATTCTGGTCCTGTACTATTAACAGCACTGAGATCTATGtcaccctccctcactcacaaccctcttcctccccatcgTCTGTTaccttgttcttcttctttcatCTTCTCCTTTTATTTCAACTTGGCTGTGTAAATATGGCAGTAAAGTGAAGCGTATTGTTGAGTTAATGTTGGACCTCAAGGGACACTGCATTTGCATCTAGTGACATTTTAAAGAGTTACATTATTCTTCAGTAGCCTAGACTTCCTCATAAGggtaaaaaacaaaagaaaatttAGATCCACAGGCTGGCATGCCATGAGCCTGAAGTTACCAGGAACAACCGCTAGGCGTCAGTGTGGAGTTGGCGATGAGTCACCACACGGGCTGGGTGGAGATGCCCACACCGGCGCAGTGGTAGAGCAGCACGACTGGTTTAACAAAGAGCAGAGACGCGAGGTCTTCGtctatacatttttatttttttctttaaaacagAAAATGATTATTTCACAACAGGCCATCTCAAGCAAACCCGCACAATAACCTGCCAACACCTACAAAACGGTATCAAAAGTGCACCATAGTGTTATACCTCTCCCGCACTAAACCATTCCCTTTTCTAGGTCAGTTTCTTAGTATAATTCTTACAATAATATTTATACAAATACCACTCTGTACAATGTAGAAATACATACCCCCTATTACGTAGGGCCCCATCCAGACCCAAACATTTCCCCTCAGCTCCTGAAGAGAGaagcccccctcctcccctcctcccagccCCCCCACATGCACAGGCCACAGGTCTCAGAAAGGCCACAGGCGCCGTCTTGTATTTGCAGCATGAGGAAAAGAGCGCAGACACctggcatcatcatcatcaccatcaacatATAACCTAAAAGATCATGACACATACATGACTCTTTTCcccaagaaacaaacaaaaaccaacagaaaaaATGGAATCATCCATACAATATACATACAAACCTCCTGGTTTTGACATTCATTCAACAACCCTGTACATATGACACAACCCGCTGTCAGAAAATAAAAGTTCGCACATAACCTCCCCCGGGTGGTACACTGATGCATCCAATCCAGGGCCTCACGCCAGGAGAGTCAGCGGTCGGATGTGTGTTGGTGGCGTTGTGATGGCGACTGTCATGTCATTCCCAGACGGGGCACTGCAGAATGCACGGATGCAGACAGGGCCTATTTATTTGAATTTGACTGCAGGTCTCCCACTTTCAGGCACTCAGCCCTACCCCCGCCCCCTTAAGTAAAACAACATGCTCAGTCTCTGGATTGGTAGAACAGGATGTAGCCAGATTCGGAGTTCTTGGAAATTTCTGAAGTGAGGCCGTAAAATTCCTCGATAGCCTGGGCATCAATTTTCTGCaaaaatacgcacacacacacacaaattcagttCTGACAGAAATTTCCTTCCTGAGTACCACTATGCATATTTAGTCAGGATGCCATCCAGGTCTCCATGCTTAGAAGGCATTTTTCCTTACATGTCATACTGGACAAAAGCATCAACAAAAGTCAATACAAGCACATGAAGTTATGCTAACACAGTACAAAATGTCTCGATACTGAATCAAAAAACACTCATCAAGGCTTACAAGTGTAACAGTCCTTTAGTGCACGACACGAAGGCATGTTTTTACAAACGCTACTTTGCTATCAACATCCAAAAAAAGATGTCAACATGTGAAACAAAACATCAACTATGGCAACAAAGTTTCTGATGAGCAAAACCTTGCAGAGTGTTAACAGGTTCAATCTGTGTCAATGTGCCTGGACACTCTTACAAGGCGCTTGGCATCAGTATTAGCTAATGCCAATTAGCACTGGTTTTAGCGCTCCCAGCAAACATCTGTGCCTACACACAGGTGGTTGCAGGCTTACCTCTACAATATCGTCATCGAAGAGTAGCCAGAAGTCGTGGCTCTTCACAATAGCTATGTAGTGTCCTCGGTTTGGGCCACTGCAAACAGAACAGAGGTCCGACAGCGGGGGTTAGTGACTGGGGGAAATAGGCAGGAaccttgtgtttatgtttagcACTTTAGGGTGTGACCAGGAAGGTTTCTTGAACATTGAAAAATTAGAAAAGGAAAACCATGGCAGGCTATTTTTCATTGGACATAATTCCTTGACACACCTAACCAGGATTATTTGGGAACAATGTCTTAAatgactttggataaaagtcgTAAACACGTAAACTTGTGACAATGTGCTATGGACCTGCTAACCTacctcccacaatgcaccactaCAGCAACCAGGTCGTAG from Clupea harengus unplaced genomic scaffold, Ch_v2.0.2, whole genome shotgun sequence encodes:
- the LOC122132182 gene encoding G-protein coupled receptor 12-like; the encoded protein is MSEQAPVTPSWFGPDSTWASGGGGMENVTMVAFPSAPVLPPGYPPGVPSSELLVNPWDIVLCSSGTLIACENALVVLVIWQNPALRAPMFLLIGSLALADLLAGLGLVLHFTFAYLLRSDSAQLLTVGLVVASFSASVFSLLAITIDRYLSLYYALTYNSERTAAFTYTMLVLLWGLSLCLGLLPVTGVNCLGEESTCSVVRPLTKNNVAVLSVSFLLLFGLMLQLYVQICKIVMRHAHQIALQHHFLAATPH